The Silene latifolia isolate original U9 population unplaced genomic scaffold, ASM4854445v1 scaffold_228, whole genome shotgun sequence DNA segment accgtacaatgccctcattgtacccaaaaacagggaaaggaaatgcaaactagaaaagaagagagtgaacatcggaaaactcacaagatagcgtgaaacagggacctccccaaaccagccagcaacatgggaggtcgcaaacagctcTATAACGGCGGCATTGGAAGTAAATTTAGACAAGCATTCttgatggtactcgatcgagaagatttaatactcgatcgagtatattgggCTGCAAAGGCGGTCGATCGAGGAAACAGGATTATTCGATCGAAAGGTCGGTTTCtgtgggtgctcgatcgaggaagccaAGCATTCGATTCGAGGGAGTcagatactcgatcgaatagaatattgctcgatcgagagctccctAATGCGCGAACTCCTAGGCGTCAGTAAAACACCTGCAAAAGACGCGAATAGCAACCACAAATACGACCAAAAACCAAGCCTAAATTGTTCACAGTCTATGGtttgaaaaccaattattacacacacagcaaaaactgaaatgtaaatcaaCTAAAAaattaaactccgggttgcctcccggacagcgctagtttgagacatgtcccagctcgaccttcttttcttcatccagtTGCTCCAGTTAGGCACAATTAAGgtaactcaaagctcttagcctgagatcataaatctgcgcgtGTGCTACataagagcataagtagcaccgaAATAGAAAAGGTGCATATGAAATCAATCTGAAGTACCGTCTCAGTTAATTGGCAGACCTGTGCTTTGGAATGATATTGTGGAGTTTAGGGATTGTGTTGACTATTGTGAACTTATGGATATCAAAGCTGAAGGGGCTTATTTTACCTGGAATAATAAGCATGACCCTTCATCTAGAGTGTTTTCTAGATTGGATAGAGTTATGATTAATGCTGAGTGGATGAACCTTTATCCTACTTCCTATGCTTACTTCTTGCCTGAAGGCCTGTTTGATCATAACCCTAGCATATGTTACAGAAGAATGGATGGGCAGCAGAGACCCCATTTCAGATACTTCAACATGTGGGGACATGACCCTTATTTCTAGGATATTATTACAAATACTTGGAGGAAGAAAGTGACTGGATCTTGGATGTACCAGGTGGTTACTAAACAAAGGAGTTTGAAACAGCCTCTGAAGCAGCTAAATAGAGCTAAATTTGCTGATGTGGAAAAAGCAGTGGAAGTGGCTAAGCTCAAATTATCTAATTTACAAATTCAGATGCATGGGGATCCTAGCAACCATACTATTTTACAAGAGGAATCAGCTGCTGCAGAGGAGTATATGGACCTATGTAAAGCTAATCATAGCTATCTCAGTCAGAAGGCTAAGGTTGGATGGTTATGTGAGGGGGATGAGAATACTAAATATTTTCATAACCAGATTAGAGCTAGGCAAATGCATAATAAGATTCTCCAAATCAAGGATAAAAATAGGATACTACATACTGATCCTCATAACATTGAGAGAGCTTTCCTGGAGTATTATAAGGATTTACAGGGAGATAACACTGACACTCTGGATGTAAATATTCCTACTGTCAGGACTGGCAGCTTAATTTCTGATCATCATAGGAGTATCCTGCTGAAACCTGTGTCTGCTCAGGATGTTATGGAGTGTATATTTAGCATACCTGCTACCAAATCTCCTGGTCCAGATGGATTCACCAATCAATTTTATAGAGACTCTTGGGCTATTATTGGGAAGGATATTACTGGGGCTGTTGTTAGGCCCAAAATATGGATATGGGCTGACTTGGGGCAGCAGGCCTGGAAGTGTTACGGGATGCAGGATATCAGGGAGCCAGGATGCCAGCGTCAGCAATCAGCGCAGGATATGGGCCAAAGGTCCACGCGGGAGAAGTTTATGAGGGTCCAACATCTTGCGAGATCTGAAGAAGGACAGTCCTACCTAATgtcaaattaggaataacttggagGAGAAGTAAGAAACCCTAGCTCCTCGACCTCCCCTATATAAGGAGCCTCAATGCAAAGAAGAACGATCATCGAAATATACAAGAATTACACTTTAGCATCCATAGCAAGTATAAGAACTGTATTTCctctcgaattatagtgaaaatattggtgggattccgtctccccccgcggttgtttcccacatcgggttttccgcgtcaccaaaattgcttgtgttcaTTGCATTCATCGTTCAAACAGGATAACATACGACGTTCACATAAATCGCAGTATTGACCTAACgctaagaccactttaaccctaatttggtagaaatttaccaaaacagtttggcgcccaccgtggggcatagtggtcgtctCCGTTAGTCAGTCCACTCAACAGTCAAAATATGTCCGGACATAAAGAAGCAACCTCAGGCAACTCCGGCGGGGTACCAGCAACACATGTGCCGCCCCCTTCCGCAGCAACACGGGCACCATCTCCCTCGGCAGCAGTAGCAACACGTACTACTTCGGTCCAGACCACCGCTGCTACCCAGATACCAGCACCCAAGCAAAGTCAGAATTCCCAGGCAGCAGCAAGTCCATCTTCGGGTAGGGCTCAGACTAGAGATCCAGGAGTCGCTCAGGGACAGCAGGGAGCCATACAGTCAGAAAAAGGAGCGCAGCCCCGGCAACAAATTCAGGCTCCTCCAAGTCCCACCAGCATCATGATAAGCGGGTTGGACACTTTAGCCAGAACCATTAAGACTATGCAGAACGAGAATAGAAGCATGAGATCCCAGATGGAGGAGGACAACAACCTCCTCCGAGCACAGATCAACGAATTAAGGAACCAGGCCGCTAGTCCAGCCCCTGGGAGGCAAGAAGACAGATTTGAAAGGCCATCAGCAGAAAGTAGGGATCGAAGGCAGACACGGGTATTACCACGCGAAGTAGCACTCAGGTCGGATATGGAAGGAACACCACACCACGAGGAGGCCTGGTCCCAACAGACTAGGGGCACTAACACCGGATGAGGAACCAAAGTGCACCAGGAACCTACACCCACGTCGGGCGCGGCGGGACCGCGTAAAAGCGGTGGCCACAATTGCGGTCCCATAACCGGGATGCTAGCTACGAATCAAGGCGAATATACCGGGAAGACACTCCGGTGGCAGCAACATCGCAGCACGTCAAACGAAATCCTGGAACGACGGAACTTCGTACAAGGAGTAGGACACCACCACGGGAGCATCGGCGACCCTCCGGAAGAGAGACATACATAGAACGCCAGCATGCAGAACTACGAAGCCTCCTCGGGAGGGTCCCGTATGCCTCGCCTATGGAGATGGTCTGCACCAGAAAGCTACGCCGATTCACCGTTTTATCGACGATATAGCCACAGTGGCCTTACCAAAAGGATTTAGCGTCCCAACAATGACTCTCTTTGATGGAACCACAGACCCCTGCGATCACATCAGTCaattcaagcagaagatgatggtcACTACGGCCACGAGAGCCTCAAAAGAGGCAtgtatgtgtaagggatttggttCAACTCtaaccggagcagcattacaatggttcgttGGTCTACCTAATGGAACCATATCATCATTCGCTGACTTGGTCAACGCTTTCAACCAACAGTTCTCCAGCAGCCGCAGAACACCCAAGCAGCCAAGTGACCTCTACAGGATCGTTCAGGAGATAGGGGAATCAATCAAGGACTACGTCACTAGGTTCAACGCAGAAAAAGTCTAAATACGAGGCTGCGATATGTCCACTGCTATCAACGCCTTCAGGCAGGGCCTGGATAAGGagtcaaacctctacaaagaattaACTATGTATCCTTGTGAGAGATTCGAGGAAGTTCAACAGAGAGCTACTGCAGCGTTAAGATTGGAAGAAGATATACAGGCTAGAAAGGGTACAGCAGGCTTCGACAAGACAAGTAGGAAATTCGCACCAGAAAAGAAGGATGGCAGAATTAAGCCATACAGCAGGCCCAATATCAGCAGAGTAACAGAAAAAACTCAGCAAATTGACGATTCTCCGCACCCTCCTAAGCTTTCTGAATACGGATTCAACACGGGAATGGAAGGGTTGTTGAAAGCACTCAGAAACCTGGGTGACCAGGTGAGATGGCCAAAGCCACCCACTCAGGATAGGCCAAACGACGACAGAGACAGCAGTAAGAGGTGTGAATGGCACCAAGACATAGGGCATAGGACCGAAGATTGCTACAAATTGCGGAGGGAGGTGAAGTTCCAGGTACGCAAAGGAAACTTggaccacctgttatcacgtgggggcaagcaggacAGAAGAGAAGCAGcaaatcaggtacttccttctgCTCCACCCGTATGAACGAAGATtattaacgtgataacaggcggatcCGAGCTAGCAGGATTGACATATTCCGCCGCGAAGAGGAAAGCCACCGGGAGTAAAGGGGGTCATCCAGAAACCTCGTACAAAGTAAGCCAGAGCAATTTACCCCCAGTAACTTTCGATGAAACCGACATGGAAAGCGGCGCAGAACAGCATGACGATGCCTTGACGATAACATTATCCATTGGCAATTGCACTGTACGGAAAGCATTGGTAGATACAGGGAGCTCTGTGAACCTTATCATGCTCGAAACCCTCAAAACCATGGGTTTCGATAAAGAGAACCTGGTAAAGAAATCTGTGCCACTGGTGGGATTTAGTGGAGAGACTGCGCATTCAGTAGGTGAGATAACCATCCCAACATATATTGAAGGAGTTAACAAATTAGTAAGATACCTAATCATCGAAGGTCCAACCACCTACAACGTGATACTGGGAAGACCGTGGTTGCATCGATGAAGCAAGACCTTCAACATATCATCAGTGTCTCAAGTTCCCAACCCCATGGGGCACAGTTACGGTAAAAGGAGATCAAGAGGAATCCAGAAACTGCTATACCCAAGCCCTCAAAGCCACAACCAAGCTCCCCTCATAGCAATTACAGGACCGGGGCACCTCGACAGAATACAAGGAGCCTCCCTCGGAAGAGTTGGACCAGATACACCTGGACGAGGAGCACCCGGATAGAACAGTGTTGATTGGGGCCACCTGCGAAGAAGAACTCGCGCAACCAACCGGTGATTCAATTTCTCAAGAGCAACATGGATTGCTTCGCCTGGTCCCACAATGATATGGTGGGCATAGACCCATCCGTTATTTCACATAAATTAAGCGTAAACCCAAGCTGCACCCCAGTACAgcagaagagaagaaaattcgcggCAGAAAGAAATGAAGTCATCAATAAAGAAGTGGACAGTCTCTTGGCAGCAGATAAAATTAGAGAAGTCAGTTACCCTGAGTGGCTCTCTAACGTAGTAGTGGTACCCAAAAAGAACGGTAAGTGGAGGGTATGCGTAGACTTCATAGATCtaaacaaagcttgtcccaagGATCCCTTCCCACTACCGCATATCGACGCAATGGTGGACATCATGCGGGACATGAGGTACTCACTTTCCTCGATGCCTGGAGcggttacaatcaaatcaagatgcatCCACAAGATCAGGAGAAAACAACATTCATGTCGGAGATgggcatatattgttacaaggtcatgcccttcggcctaaagaacgccggGTCCACCTATCAACGGTtggtaaataaaatgttcaagcagcaaataggaaagaccatggaagtatacattgacgacatggtggtaaaatctaAAAAGCGAGAAATGCACATGGAGCACTTGGCGGATACCTTCCAGACATTGAGGGAGTTTAAAATGAAACTTAATCCATCCAAATGCTCGTTTGGGGTATCCTCGGGAAAATTCCTAGGGTATATGGTAACACAGAGGGGAATTGAGGCAAGCAAGGAGCAGATAAGAGCAAtactccaactggaatcacccgAAGCCAAAAGATGTGCGGAGGCTAGCGGGAAAGGTGGCGGCCCTAAATAGGTTCATATCAAGGGCCTCGGATAGGTGCAAACTATTCTATGATATATTGAGGAAGAGTCAGAAATTCGAATGGACTAAAGAGCATGAAAAAGCATTCGCCGAACTCAAAAGCTACCTAAGCACGCCACCATTACTCGCGAAGCCTGAGCAAGGGGAACCACTATTTTTGTATCTATCATCACTGGAAAGCAAACCGTAAGCGCAGATTCGGTTAAAGAACAAGAAGGAGGCAAAGATCCCATATATTATATCAACAAGTCTCTGCTCccgcagagaccaggtacacttcTTTTGAAAAATTAGCATCGGCTTTGGTTATCCTCTTATAAAGCGGCCGTACTTTGAATCTCACACCATCCATGTCATAACCAATTACCCGCTAAAGACTattatgaggaagcctgaactttcaGGTAGAATGACTAAGTGGTCGGTGCATCTTAGTGGCTATGACTTACAATTTGAACCCAGAACGGCGATAAAATCCCAAGCCCTAGCAGATTTCGTCTCGACGCCGCCCGCAACTCGTGGGGAAGCGAGAAGAAGGAATGCGACGATGATGGGAAGCCAGGATGGTGAGGTGTAGACCCtgtatattgacggagcctcaaaTGCTAGAGGGGCTGGTGTGGGTTTAATCTGCGATCTCCTAAAGGGGATATGATGGTGCAAGCCATTAGGTGCGAATTCAAGGCGACCAATAACGAGGCCGAGTATGAAGCTCTTATACTTGGGATGCAGATGGCGTCAGGGCTCAAGGTAAGGAACCTGAGGGTATATAGTGACTCCTTACTTGTGGTAAATCATGTGAACAACGAATATGTGGCacgagattcaaagatgatagcctACCTA contains these protein-coding regions:
- the LOC141638916 gene encoding uncharacterized protein LOC141638916, with translation MYQVVTKQRSLKQPLKQLNRAKFADVEKAVEVAKLKLSNLQIQMHGDPSNHTILQEESAAAEEYMDLCKANHSYLSQKAKVGWLCEGDENTKYFHNQIRARQMHNKILQIKDKNRILHTDPHNIERAFLEYYKDLQGDNTDTLDVNIPTVRTGSLISDHHRSILLKPVSAQDVMECIFSIPATKSPGPDGFTNQFYRDSWAIIGKDITGAVVRPKIWIWADLGQQAWKCYGMQDIREPGCQRQQSAQDMGQRSTREKFMRVQHLARSEEGQSYLMSN
- the LOC141638917 gene encoding uncharacterized protein LOC141638917, which produces MSTAINAFRQGLDKESNLYKELTMYPCERFEEVQQRATAALRLEEDIQARKGTAGFDKTSRKFAPEKKDGRIKPYSRPNISRVTEKTQQIDDSPHPPKLSEYGFNTGMEGLLKALRNLGDQVRWPKPPTQDRPNDDRDSSKRCEWHQDIGHRTEDCYKLRREVKFQIINVITGGSELAGLTYSAAKRKATGSKGGHPETSYKVSQSNLPPVTFDETDMESGAEQHDDALTITLSIGNCTVRKALVDTGSSVNLIMLETLKTMGFDKENLVKKSVPLVGFSGETAHSVGEITIPTYIEGVNKLVRYLIIEGPTTYNVILGRPWLHR